One Helicobacter pylori NQ4053 genomic region harbors:
- a CDS encoding carbon-nitrogen hydrolase, producing the protein MIYAGVLQHAYCGSRKKTIEHTANLLEQALKKHPKTNLVVLQELNPYSYFCQSENPKFFDLGEYFEEDKAFFSALAQKFQVVLITSLFEKRAKGLYHNSAVVFEKDGSIAGVYRKMHIPDDPGFYEKFYFTPGDLGFEPIITSVGKLGLMVCWDQWYPEAARIMALKGAEILIYPSAIGFLEEDSNEEKKRQQNAWETIQRGHAIANGLPLIATNRVGVELDPSGAIKGGITFFGSSFVVGALGEFLAKASDKEEILYAEIDLERTEEVRRMWPFLRDRRIDFYNDLLKRYIN; encoded by the coding sequence ATGATTTATGCAGGCGTCCTCCAGCATGCTTATTGCGGTTCTAGAAAAAAAACCATAGAGCATACAGCCAACCTGCTTGAACAAGCGCTAAAAAAACACCCTAAAACCAATTTAGTGGTGTTGCAAGAATTGAACCCTTATAGTTATTTTTGCCAGAGCGAAAACCCTAAATTTTTTGATCTAGGCGAGTATTTTGAAGAAGATAAGGCTTTTTTTAGCGCTTTAGCTCAAAAATTTCAAGTGGTGCTTATTACTTCTTTATTTGAAAAGCGCGCTAAAGGGTTGTATCACAACAGTGCGGTTGTGTTTGAAAAAGATGGCTCAATCGCTGGAGTGTATCGCAAAATGCACATTCCTGATGATCCGGGGTTTTATGAAAAATTTTATTTCACGCCGGGGGATTTGGGCTTTGAGCCTATTATTACAAGCGTGGGGAAATTAGGGCTTATGGTGTGCTGGGATCAGTGGTATCCTGAAGCAGCAAGGATCATGGCTTTAAAAGGGGCAGAAATTTTAATCTATCCTAGCGCGATAGGGTTTTTAGAAGAAGATTCTAATGAAGAAAAAAAGCGTCAGCAAAACGCATGGGAGACGATCCAAAGAGGGCATGCGATCGCTAATGGCTTGCCTTTGATTGCGACTAACAGAGTGGGCGTGGAGTTAGATCCGAGCGGCGCAATTAAGGGAGGCATTACTTTTTTTGGCTCTAGTTTTGTGGTGGGGGCTTTAGGCGAGTTCTTGGCTAAAGCGAGCGATAAAGAAGAGATTTTGTATGCGGAAATTGATTTAGAACGCACCGAAGAAGTGCGCCGAATGTGGCCGTTTCTAAGAGACAGACGCATTGATTTTTATAACGATTTGTTGAAACGCTATATCAATTAG
- a CDS encoding Na+/H+ antiporter family protein, translating into MLENGSIWSNPAFVAIICMCVLSLLRLNVMLSMISATLIAGLMGGLGITESFNAMIDGMKGNLNIALSYILLGALAVAIAKSNLIKVALSKLIGLMDYKRSTFCFLIAFIACFSQNLVPVHIAFIPILIPPLLHLMNRLELDRRAVACALTFGLQAPYLVLPVGFGLIFQTTILEQLKANGVSTTIAQITGVMWIAGLAMVVGLLLAVLTLYKKPRHYKKKSFDIENYASLQLNYHDYLTFIGIVVAFAIQLATDSMPLAAFLALAIILLGRGIKFKETDSLMDDSVKMMAFIAFVMLVASGFGEVLQKVHAIEGLVNAITSVVQGKLLGAFLMLVVGLFITMGIGTSFGTIPIIAVFYVPLCAKLGFSIESTILLIGIAAALGDAGSPASDSTMGPTCGLNADNQHNHIYDTCVPTFLVYNLPLIVFGVLGALLLG; encoded by the coding sequence ATGCTAGAAAATGGCTCTATATGGAGCAATCCTGCCTTTGTGGCTATCATTTGCATGTGCGTTCTTAGCCTTTTAAGGCTCAATGTCATGCTTTCTATGATTAGCGCGACTCTCATAGCAGGGCTTATGGGAGGGCTTGGGATCACGGAGAGTTTTAATGCAATGATAGACGGCATGAAAGGCAATTTAAACATCGCTTTAAGCTACATCCTTTTAGGGGCTTTAGCGGTAGCGATCGCTAAAAGCAACCTCATTAAAGTCGCTTTGAGTAAGTTGATAGGCTTGATGGATTACAAACGATCCACTTTTTGCTTTTTGATCGCTTTCATCGCATGTTTTTCGCAAAATTTAGTGCCGGTGCATATCGCTTTTATCCCTATTTTAATCCCCCCTCTTTTACATTTGATGAACCGGCTAGAATTGGATAGAAGAGCGGTCGCTTGTGCTTTAACCTTTGGCTTGCAAGCCCCCTACTTGGTGCTTCCTGTAGGGTTTGGCTTGATTTTTCAAACCACCATTTTAGAGCAATTAAAAGCTAATGGCGTTAGCACCACCATAGCGCAAATCACAGGAGTGATGTGGATAGCGGGGTTAGCGATGGTTGTTGGGCTGCTTTTAGCGGTATTAACGCTATACAAAAAACCCAGGCACTACAAAAAAAAATCTTTTGATATAGAAAATTACGCCTCGCTTCAATTAAACTACCATGACTACTTGACTTTTATAGGGATTGTCGTGGCGTTTGCGATCCAATTAGCTACCGATTCGATGCCCTTAGCCGCCTTTTTAGCGTTAGCGATCATCTTACTGGGGCGTGGCATTAAGTTTAAAGAAACAGACTCGCTTATGGACGATAGCGTAAAAATGATGGCGTTTATCGCTTTTGTGATGTTAGTGGCTAGCGGGTTTGGAGAAGTGTTGCAAAAAGTGCATGCGATAGAGGGCTTAGTGAATGCGATCACAAGCGTAGTCCAAGGGAAGCTTTTAGGGGCTTTTTTAATGCTTGTTGTAGGGCTTTTTATCACTATGGGGATAGGGACTTCTTTTGGCACGATTCCTATCATCGCTGTGTTTTATGTCCCTTTATGCGCGAAATTAGGATTCAGTATAGAATCTACGATTTTACTCATCGGCATAGCCGCAGCCTTAGGCGATGCAGGCTCACCGGCTAGCGATAGCACCATGGGGCCTACTTGCGGGCTTAACGCAGACAACCAGCACAATCATATCTATGACACATGCGTGCCGACTTTCTTAGTCTATAACCTCCCTTTGATTGTTTTTGGAGTTCTTGGAGCGTTACTATTAGGCTAA
- a CDS encoding MATE family efflux transporter, which produces MYQVKKIFSLALPSGVNAFLDVLVVALSVFFVGKISHHHIVALGVGLQFLMLFYGINTILYTGTNAILSRLVGARDFTQINHAFSSIFIGAFVICLGVLFASYFLIEPFLNWMQLQNPSRQLTQDYLEVLVIALPSIFLKNVLVSALASFSDTLTPFIVKIIMVIACIFLNQALIFGDFGFKEMGIVGSALANVVVSYWELLTLGVWIQIKKIPLKFKITFHFSFLKTMFRVGWPAGFERLLSLFSLILLSKFVASYGDKVLAGMQIGIRVETFSFMPGFGFMIAAMVLTGQNLGANKPKIATEYVHLILKISMGLMGVLGIVLVLFAKEFASLFSQDGEVLEVARSYLIAVGLSQAPLIGYFVLDGVFRGAGISKVSLYINTLSLWGLRIMPIYLLLIHHFKVEFIFVVIASETFLRSFIYYKVFSKGIWKRCGKKA; this is translated from the coding sequence ATCTATCAAGTTAAGAAAATCTTTTCTTTAGCCTTACCCTCTGGGGTTAATGCTTTTTTAGATGTGCTGGTGGTAGCGCTCTCGGTTTTTTTTGTGGGTAAGATTTCGCACCATCACATTGTGGCTTTAGGGGTGGGCTTGCAATTTTTGATGCTTTTTTATGGCATCAATACGATTTTATACACCGGCACTAACGCCATTCTGTCTAGGCTCGTGGGAGCTAGGGATTTTACTCAAATCAATCACGCTTTTTCCAGTATTTTTATAGGGGCGTTTGTGATCTGTTTGGGCGTGCTGTTTGCTTCTTATTTTTTGATTGAGCCTTTTTTAAATTGGATGCAATTACAAAATCCTTCGCGCCAATTGACGCAAGATTATTTAGAAGTCTTAGTTATCGCGCTACCGAGTATTTTTTTAAAAAATGTTTTAGTTTCAGCGCTCGCTAGCTTTTCAGACACCTTAACCCCCTTTATTGTTAAAATCATCATGGTCATTGCATGCATTTTTTTGAATCAAGCCTTGATTTTTGGAGATTTTGGTTTTAAAGAAATGGGGATTGTAGGCTCTGCTTTAGCGAATGTGGTTGTTTCTTATTGGGAATTACTCACGCTTGGCGTTTGGATACAAATCAAAAAAATCCCTTTAAAATTCAAAATAACCTTTCATTTTTCTTTTTTAAAAACCATGTTTAGAGTGGGTTGGCCGGCCGGGTTTGAGCGCTTATTGAGTTTGTTTTCTTTAATCCTCTTATCCAAATTTGTAGCGAGCTATGGGGATAAGGTGTTAGCGGGCATGCAAATAGGCATTAGAGTTGAAACCTTTTCGTTCATGCCCGGATTTGGGTTTATGATCGCAGCGATGGTTTTAACAGGGCAAAATTTAGGAGCGAACAAGCCAAAGATCGCCACAGAATACGTGCATTTGATTTTAAAAATCTCTATGGGTTTAATGGGGGTTTTAGGGATTGTTTTAGTCTTATTCGCTAAAGAATTCGCGAGCCTTTTTTCTCAAGATGGAGAAGTTTTGGAAGTGGCGCGATCTTATCTGATCGCTGTGGGTCTCTCTCAAGCCCCCTTAATTGGGTATTTTGTGCTAGATGGAGTTTTTAGGGGGGCTGGCATTTCTAAAGTCTCACTATACATTAACACCCTAAGCTTATGGGGGTTAAGGATCATGCCCATTTATTTGCTTTTAATTCATCATTTTAAGGTGGAATTTATTTTTGTGGTGATCGCATCAGAAACTTTTTTGCGCTCATTCATCTACTATAAAGTTTTTTCTAAAGGCATTTGGAAAAGGTGCGGGAAAAAGGCTTAA
- the rny gene encoding ribonuclease Y, protein MKKIYYARGQTILKGASAKAKLMEFQAKSFVEAEEIRMKSRECKLQKQYENKNLQLQTHFEKKEAHLKHLEAQHKEFVRDEKRYLEKEKQELEKERQILEQEKENFKKQRAVCKEAQAKALDAMLNYMAYTKDEIKSMVLEQLEEELEAQKSALIKRYEKEAKEEGKKKSYAILAEATARFAGNYAIENLTSRIALPCSDYIGRVIGKDGKNIEAFKKVSGVDIEFSEDSSELCLSSFNLYRREVASETLKILIEDGRIQPNRIEEVYHRVARNLEKELLSEGESVVLELELGAMEDELKILIGKMRYRSSFGQNALQHSKEVALLAGLIAEQLGGDKKLARRAGILHDIGKALTQELGRDHVNLGVEVCKRHKEDPVVINAIYAHHGHEEILSVECASVCAADALSAGRPGARRKSDEEYAKRMQALEEIALEFDGVEKAYAMESGRELRVIVKSNQVRDNQVPIIARKIAKKIEESAQYVGEVGVQVVRENRFKTTATLKQ, encoded by the coding sequence ATGAAAAAGATCTATTATGCTAGAGGGCAAACCATTTTAAAAGGCGCTTCAGCTAAAGCCAAATTAATGGAGTTTCAAGCGAAATCTTTTGTGGAAGCTGAAGAGATACGCATGAAAAGCCGAGAATGCAAATTGCAGAAACAATACGAAAACAAAAATTTGCAACTCCAAACCCATTTTGAAAAAAAAGAAGCGCATTTGAAGCATTTAGAAGCGCAGCACAAAGAATTTGTAAGAGATGAAAAACGCTATTTGGAAAAGGAAAAACAAGAGCTTGAAAAAGAACGCCAAATTTTAGAGCAAGAAAAAGAAAATTTTAAAAAACAGCGCGCTGTTTGCAAAGAAGCTCAAGCCAAAGCGCTAGACGCGATGCTCAATTACATGGCTTATACCAAAGATGAAATTAAAAGCATGGTTTTAGAGCAGCTAGAAGAAGAATTAGAAGCGCAAAAAAGCGCGTTAATCAAGCGTTATGAAAAAGAAGCCAAAGAAGAGGGCAAGAAAAAATCGTATGCCATTTTAGCGGAAGCGACAGCCCGTTTTGCGGGTAATTACGCGATAGAGAATTTAACAAGTCGTATCGCTTTGCCTTGCTCAGATTATATCGGTCGTGTGATAGGCAAAGACGGGAAAAATATTGAAGCGTTTAAAAAAGTCAGCGGGGTGGATATAGAATTTAGCGAAGATAGTAGCGAATTATGTTTGTCTAGTTTCAATCTTTATCGGCGTGAAGTGGCGAGCGAGACGCTTAAGATTTTAATAGAAGACGGCCGTATCCAGCCTAACAGGATTGAAGAGGTTTATCATAGAGTCGCGCGCAACCTGGAAAAAGAATTGCTTTCTGAAGGGGAGAGCGTGGTGTTAGAGTTAGAACTTGGGGCTATGGAAGATGAGCTTAAAATTTTAATAGGCAAGATGCGTTACCGCTCTAGTTTTGGGCAAAACGCCTTACAGCATTCTAAAGAAGTCGCTCTTTTAGCCGGCCTGATTGCAGAACAGCTTGGGGGGGATAAAAAGCTCGCCAGAAGAGCCGGTATTTTGCATGATATTGGTAAAGCGCTCACCCAAGAGCTTGGGAGAGACCATGTGAATTTAGGCGTTGAAGTGTGCAAGCGCCATAAAGAAGACCCGGTTGTGATCAACGCGATTTATGCCCACCATGGGCATGAAGAGATTTTGAGCGTGGAGTGCGCGAGCGTGTGCGCGGCTGATGCGCTTTCAGCAGGGCGTCCGGGCGCTAGAAGAAAGAGCGATGAAGAATACGCTAAACGCATGCAAGCTTTAGAAGAGATCGCGCTAGAATTTGATGGGGTGGAAAAGGCGTATGCGATGGAGAGCGGGCGAGAATTAAGAGTGATTGTCAAATCCAACCAAGTTAGGGACAATCAAGTGCCTATTATTGCCAGAAAGATCGCTAAAAAGATAGAAGAGAGCGCTCAGTATGTGGGTGAAGTGGGCGTGCAAGTGGTGCGAGAAAATCGTTTCAAAACGACCGCTACGCTCAAGCAATGA
- a CDS encoding 5-formyltetrahydrofolate cyclo-ligase: protein MFRDFCKERLKRAKPTKDKAVRDKLACKLLFWKLKDYQNILLYSPLGHELDIRPLILKLRQKNKRVWLPKSIKKGAHFSKEDFTIAPFRLPLRRLGWFDEPSLSHYYKRKLDCIVVPILGMDTSFRRVGFGLGMYDRSLPQLFKRRLKRPLIVFVSRELALANGVLTDAYDIEADLYMNARIVMKNNRRKHYEQRVNLHFIRSLSSVFDYRSSHVLCDEKDLLC, encoded by the coding sequence ATTTTTAGAGATTTTTGTAAAGAACGCTTGAAAAGGGCTAAACCAACTAAAGATAAAGCAGTCAGGGATAAACTGGCTTGCAAGCTTTTGTTTTGGAAACTCAAAGATTATCAAAATATTTTATTGTATAGCCCGTTAGGGCATGAGCTTGACATTAGGCCTTTGATTTTGAAGTTAAGACAAAAAAATAAGCGCGTGTGGTTGCCTAAAAGCATCAAAAAAGGTGCTCATTTTTCTAAAGAGGATTTTACTATCGCGCCCTTTAGGTTGCCCTTAAGGCGTTTGGGGTGGTTTGATGAGCCGAGTTTGTCGCACTATTATAAGCGGAAATTAGATTGTATTGTCGTGCCGATTTTAGGAATGGATACAAGCTTTAGGCGCGTGGGTTTTGGGCTAGGCATGTATGATAGGAGTTTACCCCAATTATTCAAAAGGCGACTAAAACGCCCCTTAATCGTGTTTGTGAGTAGGGAATTAGCGTTAGCTAATGGTGTTCTTACAGACGCCTATGACATTGAAGCGGATCTTTACATGAATGCTCGTATCGTTATGAAGAATAATAGAAGGAAACATTATGAGCAGCGGGTTAATTTACATTTCATTAGAAGTCTTAGTAGCGTGTTTGATTACCGCTCTAGTCATGTATTATGTGATGAAAAAGATCTATTATGCTAG
- the ftsY gene encoding signal recognition particle-docking protein FtsY translates to MFNFFKKIVNKIKGEEAKEKKRENIPKEELEEILIGFDIQYDLIESLLQHLGDLVTPKQLEVALLRFVRGESYYDKTRLKTITTKPLVHLIVGVNGAGKTTTIAKLAKLSLKQHKKTLLGAGDTFRAAAVKQLQLWGEKLNIQVISAKEGSDPSSLAYNTIESAIAKNIDEVFIDTAGRLHNQTNLKNELSKIARTCSKVLKDAPFYKFLILDGTQGSSGLTQAKIFHETLALDGVIMTKLDGTSKGGAILSVLYELKLPILYLGMGEKEDDLIAFDEERFIEDLVDAVFVGQ, encoded by the coding sequence ATGTTTAATTTTTTCAAAAAAATTGTCAATAAAATTAAGGGTGAAGAGGCTAAAGAAAAAAAGCGTGAAAATATTCCTAAAGAGGAATTAGAAGAAATTTTGATTGGCTTTGACATCCAATACGATTTGATAGAGAGCTTGTTACAGCATTTAGGCGATTTGGTTACGCCCAAGCAATTAGAGGTCGCTTTGTTGCGTTTTGTGCGTGGGGAAAGCTATTATGATAAAACCCGCCTAAAGACTATCACCACAAAGCCCTTAGTGCATTTGATCGTGGGGGTTAATGGGGCGGGCAAAACCACAACGATCGCTAAATTAGCCAAACTCTCTTTAAAACAGCATAAAAAAACGCTTTTAGGAGCCGGCGATACTTTTAGAGCGGCCGCAGTCAAACAGCTCCAATTATGGGGCGAAAAGCTTAACATTCAAGTCATTAGCGCTAAAGAAGGGAGCGATCCAAGCTCTTTAGCTTATAACACCATAGAAAGCGCGATCGCTAAAAATATAGATGAAGTTTTTATAGACACCGCCGGGAGGCTGCACAACCAAACCAACCTTAAAAACGAGCTTTCTAAAATCGCGCGCACCTGCTCTAAAGTTTTAAAAGACGCCCCCTTTTACAAATTCCTTATTTTAGACGGCACGCAAGGGAGTTCTGGGCTAACGCAAGCGAAAATTTTCCATGAGACTTTGGCGTTAGATGGCGTGATTATGACTAAGCTTGATGGCACTTCTAAGGGCGGGGCGATTTTAAGCGTGCTGTATGAGTTGAAATTACCCATTCTTTATTTAGGAATGGGCGAAAAAGAAGACGATTTGATCGCTTTTGATGAAGAACGCTTTATAGAAGACTTGGTTGATGCGGTGTTTGTGGGACAATAA
- a CDS encoding YkgJ family cysteine cluster protein, with the protein MEESKKRITLNRFPCTSCGLCCKNITGIIELIGFDTGNGVCKFLDLETNLCKIYESRPLICRIDEAHKKLYPHIPLKEFYAKNAEICNALQEANHMDKSFRVILRK; encoded by the coding sequence ATGGAAGAATCAAAAAAGCGAATAACTCTTAATCGCTTCCCTTGCACCTCTTGCGGGCTTTGCTGTAAAAATATCACCGGGATTATTGAGCTTATTGGGTTTGATACTGGCAATGGGGTGTGCAAGTTTTTGGATTTAGAAACCAATCTGTGCAAGATTTATGAATCGCGCCCGTTAATTTGCAGGATTGATGAAGCGCACAAAAAGCTTTATCCCCACATCCCGCTGAAGGAGTTTTATGCCAAAAACGCAGAGATTTGTAACGCTTTGCAAGAAGCAAACCACATGGATAAGAGCTTCAGGGTCATTCTTAGGAAATAA
- the moaA gene encoding GTP 3',8-cyclase MoaA, translating to MLVDSFNRVIDYIRVSVTKQCNFRCQYCMPATPLNFFDDEELLPLDNVLEFLKIAIDEGVKKIRITGGEPLLRKGLDEFIAKLHAYNKEVALVLSTNGFLLKKMAKGLKDAGLSRVNVSLDSLKSDRVLKISQKDALKNTLEGIEESLKVGLKLKLNTVVIKSVNDDEILELLEYAKNRHIQIRYIEFMENTHAKSLVKGLKEREILDLIAQKYQIIETEKPKQVSSKIYTLENGYQFGIIAPHSDDFCQSCNRIRLASDGKICPCLYYQDAIDAKEAIINKDTKMMKRLLKQSIINKPEKNMWNDKNSETPTRAFYYTGG from the coding sequence GTGTTAGTAGATAGTTTTAATAGGGTTATTGACTATATTAGGGTTTCTGTAACCAAACAATGCAATTTCAGGTGCCAGTATTGCATGCCTGCTACGCCATTAAATTTTTTTGATGATGAAGAATTATTGCCTTTGGATAATGTTTTAGAATTTCTTAAAATCGCCATTGATGAAGGCGTTAAAAAAATCAGAATCACGGGTGGGGAGCCGCTATTACGCAAGGGTTTAGACGAGTTTATCGCTAAATTGCACGCTTACAATAAGGAAGTAGCGTTAGTTTTAAGCACTAATGGTTTTTTACTCAAAAAAATGGCTAAGGGTTTAAAAGATGCTGGGTTATCACGGGTGAATGTTTCATTGGATTCTTTAAAAAGCGATAGGGTCTTAAAAATCTCTCAAAAAGACGCTCTTAAAAACACGCTAGAAGGGATTGAAGAGTCCTTAAAAGTGGGTTTAAAACTCAAGTTAAACACGGTTGTGATAAAAAGCGTTAATGATGATGAAATCTTAGAGCTTTTAGAATACGCAAAAAATAGGCATATACAAATCCGCTACATTGAATTTATGGAAAATACGCATGCTAAAAGTTTGGTTAAAGGCTTGAAAGAGCGAGAAATTTTAGATTTGATCGCTCAAAAATATCAAATCATTGAGACAGAAAAACCCAAACAAGTGTCTTCTAAAATCTACACGCTAGAAAATGGTTATCAATTTGGCATTATCGCTCCGCATAGCGATGATTTTTGCCAATCTTGCAATCGTATCCGTTTGGCTTCTGATGGCAAAATTTGCCCATGTTTATACTATCAAGACGCCATAGACGCTAAAGAAGCGATCATAAATAAAGATACAAAAATGATGAAAAGACTTTTAAAGCAATCCATCATCAATAAACCAGAAAAAAACATGTGGAATGATAAAAACAGCGAAACTCCCACAAGGGCGTTTTACTACACAGGGGGGTAG
- the mobA gene encoding molybdenum cofactor guanylyltransferase MobA, translating to MKNPIIDNIPCVLLAGGKSSRFTINNIQINKALVPLKSYPSLLEYQYTRLLKLFKKVIISAKKSYELNAPYLLEKESDLFSPLVGIHNAFLTLQTPYIFFIPIDTPLVSFESIKALCGIENFSVIYAKSPTKEHYLISLWHQNILNALCYALKTQNYRLSDLVKNTSSVAIHFDKEEEFLNLNTLKDYELAVQILKKRANG from the coding sequence TTGAAAAACCCTATCATTGATAACATTCCTTGCGTTTTATTAGCTGGGGGCAAAAGCTCTCGTTTTACCATCAATAACATTCAAATCAATAAGGCTCTTGTGCCTTTAAAATCGTATCCTAGCCTTTTAGAATACCAATACACGCGCCTTTTAAAACTTTTCAAAAAAGTCATTATCAGCGCTAAAAAATCGTATGAACTAAACGCTCCCTATCTTTTAGAAAAAGAGAGCGATCTTTTTTCACCCCTTGTTGGCATTCATAACGCTTTTTTAACGCTGCAAACCCCTTATATTTTTTTTATCCCTATAGATACGCCTTTAGTGTCCTTTGAGAGCATCAAGGCTCTTTGTGGGATTGAAAATTTTAGCGTAATCTATGCTAAAAGCCCTACAAAAGAACATTATTTAATTTCTCTGTGGCATCAAAATATCCTTAACGCTCTTTGTTACGCTCTTAAAACACAAAATTATCGCCTTAGCGATCTTGTGAAAAATACCTCTTCTGTCGCTATCCATTTTGATAAAGAAGAAGAATTTTTAAACCTCAACACCTTAAAAGACTATGAATTAGCCGTTCAAATTTTAAAAAAGAGGGCCAATGGCTGA
- the flhB gene encoding flagellar biosynthesis protein FlhB, with amino-acid sequence MAEEEKTELPSAKKIQKAREEGNVSKSMEVVGVLGLLAGLMSIFVFFIWWVDGFSEMYRHVLKDFSLDFNKESVQELFNQLAKDTFLLLLPILIILVVVAFLSNVLQFGWLFAPKVIEPKFSKINPINGVKNLFSLKKLLDGSLITLKVFLAFFLGFFIFSLFLGELNHAALLNLQGQLLWFKNKALLLISSLLFLFFVLAFVDLIIKRRQYTNSLKMTKQEVKDEYKQQEGNPEIKAKIRQMMVKNATNKMMQEIPKANVVVTNPTHYAVALKFDEEHPVPVVVAKGTDYLAIRIKGIAREHDIEIIENKTLARELYKDVKLNATIPEELFEAVAIVFAQVAKLEQERQKQKIIKPL; translated from the coding sequence ATGGCTGAAGAAGAAAAAACCGAACTCCCTAGCGCGAAAAAAATCCAAAAAGCCAGAGAAGAAGGCAATGTGTCTAAGAGCATGGAAGTGGTGGGGGTTTTGGGGTTATTAGCCGGGCTAATGAGTATTTTTGTTTTTTTTATATGGTGGGTGGATGGCTTTAGCGAAATGTATCGCCATGTGTTGAAAGATTTTTCCCTAGATTTCAATAAAGAAAGCGTTCAAGAGCTGTTTAACCAACTGGCTAAAGACACTTTTTTATTGCTTTTACCGATTTTAATCATTTTAGTAGTGGTGGCGTTTTTATCCAATGTCTTGCAATTTGGCTGGCTCTTTGCCCCTAAAGTCATTGAGCCTAAATTTTCTAAAATCAACCCTATCAATGGCGTCAAAAACCTTTTTTCTTTAAAAAAACTCCTTGATGGGAGTTTGATCACCTTAAAAGTTTTTTTAGCTTTTTTTCTGGGGTTTTTCATCTTCTCCTTGTTTTTAGGGGAATTAAACCATGCGGCTCTTTTGAATTTGCAAGGCCAGTTGTTGTGGTTTAAAAATAAGGCGTTATTACTCATTTCTTCGCTTTTATTTTTATTTTTTGTCTTGGCTTTTGTGGATTTAATCATCAAACGCCGCCAATACACCAACTCTTTAAAAATGACTAAACAAGAAGTTAAGGACGAATACAAACAACAAGAAGGGAACCCAGAAATCAAAGCCAAAATCCGCCAAATGATGGTAAAAAACGCCACGAATAAAATGATGCAAGAAATCCCTAAAGCCAATGTCGTAGTGACTAACCCTACCCATTATGCCGTCGCTCTCAAATTTGATGAAGAACACCCTGTGCCTGTGGTGGTGGCTAAAGGCACGGATTATTTAGCCATTAGGATTAAGGGCATCGCTAGAGAGCATGACATAGAAATTATAGAAAATAAAACGCTCGCTAGAGAGCTTTATAAAGATGTGAAATTAAACGCTACCATACCAGAAGAATTGTTTGAAGCCGTGGCGATAGTCTTTGCTCAAGTGGCTAAATTAGAGCAAGAACGCCAAAAACAAAAGATTATTAAACCTCTTTAA